Proteins co-encoded in one Microbacterium hydrocarbonoxydans genomic window:
- the manD gene encoding D-mannonate dehydratase ManD: MAIDRADVIVTSPDRNFVTLKITTADGVTGLGDATLNGRELAVVAYLTEHVVPLLIGADESRIEDTWQFLYRSAYWRRGPVTMAAIAAVDMALWDIKGKVAGLPVYQLLGGASRTGLMAYGHASGKELPELFDSIRAHQAQGYKAIRVQTGVPTLKAIYGIAAQGADVGDASVRYDHEPARRGAKPVEEDWDTRAYLNHLPGVFEAVRNEFGPDIPLLHDGHHRMTPIQAARLGKDLEPYDLFWLEDCTPAENQEALRLVRQHTTTPLAIGEIFNTVWDFKDIIRDQLIDYVRGAVTHMGGISALKKTLDYAAMYQIKSGMHGPTDISPVGMAAAMHLGLSIHNFGIQEYMQHGARTDQVFQQSFTWTDGFLHPGDKPGLGVDLDVDEAGKYPYEQAYLPYNRLLDGTVHDW; encoded by the coding sequence ATGGCCATCGACAGGGCCGACGTCATCGTCACGAGTCCCGACCGCAATTTCGTCACGCTCAAGATCACGACCGCCGACGGCGTGACCGGGCTCGGCGACGCGACGCTGAACGGGCGCGAACTCGCCGTCGTCGCCTACCTCACCGAGCACGTCGTGCCGCTGCTGATCGGCGCCGACGAGTCGCGCATCGAAGACACCTGGCAGTTCCTCTACCGCAGCGCCTACTGGCGTCGCGGGCCGGTGACCATGGCGGCGATCGCCGCGGTCGACATGGCGCTGTGGGACATCAAGGGCAAGGTCGCGGGGCTCCCCGTCTACCAGCTGCTCGGCGGGGCGAGCCGCACAGGCTTGATGGCCTACGGACACGCGTCGGGCAAGGAGCTGCCCGAGCTCTTCGACTCCATCCGCGCTCATCAGGCGCAGGGGTACAAGGCGATCCGTGTGCAGACGGGGGTGCCGACGCTCAAGGCGATCTACGGCATCGCCGCGCAGGGCGCCGATGTCGGTGACGCGAGCGTGCGCTACGACCACGAGCCGGCGCGCCGCGGCGCGAAGCCCGTGGAGGAGGACTGGGACACCCGCGCCTATCTGAACCACCTGCCAGGCGTGTTCGAAGCCGTGCGCAACGAGTTCGGCCCCGACATCCCGCTGCTGCACGACGGGCACCACCGCATGACGCCGATCCAGGCCGCTCGCCTGGGCAAGGACCTCGAGCCCTACGACCTGTTCTGGCTCGAGGACTGCACGCCGGCCGAGAACCAGGAGGCGCTGCGCCTGGTGCGCCAGCACACCACGACGCCGTTGGCGATCGGCGAGATCTTCAACACCGTCTGGGACTTCAAGGACATCATCCGCGATCAGCTCATCGACTACGTGCGCGGAGCCGTCACGCACATGGGCGGCATCAGCGCGCTGAAGAAGACACTCGACTACGCCGCGATGTACCAGATCAAGTCGGGCATGCACGGCCCCACCGACATCTCGCCGGTGGGCATGGCGGCGGCGATGCACCTCGGACTCTCGATCCACAACTTCGGCATCCAGGAGTACATGCAGCACGGTGCGCGCACCGATCAGGTCTTCCAGCAGTCGTTCACCTGGACCGACGGCTTCCTGCACCCGGGCGACAAGCCGGGGCTCGGTGTCGACCTCGATGTCGACGAGGCGGGCAAGTACCCGTACGAGCAGGCCTACCTGCCGTACAACCGGCTGCTCGACGGCACGGTGCACGACTGGTGA
- a CDS encoding gluconokinase, which produces MSEHAPPSVVVMGVSAAGKSTLGCLLAEMLEVEFLDADALHPSSNRQKMTAGTPLTDDDRMPWLDRVGDELAQRSSSGAVIACSALRRIYRDRIRARVPEVVFVHLHGSHPLLAERAAARTDHFMPPSLLHSQIDTLEMLAGDESGVMLDVSATPEELARTVVEWLGSHRP; this is translated from the coding sequence GTGAGCGAGCACGCCCCACCCTCGGTCGTGGTGATGGGGGTCTCCGCCGCCGGCAAGTCGACCCTCGGGTGCCTGCTCGCCGAGATGCTCGAGGTGGAGTTCCTCGACGCCGATGCGCTGCACCCGTCGTCGAACCGGCAGAAGATGACTGCCGGAACGCCGCTGACGGATGACGACCGGATGCCGTGGCTCGATCGGGTCGGCGACGAGCTCGCACAGCGTTCCTCGTCGGGAGCCGTCATCGCCTGCTCGGCGCTCCGGCGGATCTACCGCGACCGCATCCGAGCCCGGGTTCCGGAGGTCGTCTTCGTGCATCTGCACGGGAGTCACCCGCTCCTCGCCGAGCGTGCCGCGGCGCGGACGGACCACTTCATGCCGCCCTCTCTGCTGCACTCGCAGATCGACACCCTCGAGATGCTCGCGGGCGACGAGAGCGGTGTGATGCTCGATGTGAGCGCCACGCCCGAGGAACTCGCCCGCACCGTCGTCGAATGGCTCGGATCGCACCGGCCATGA
- a CDS encoding LacI family DNA-binding transcriptional regulator — MARIAPAMTRWEVGGTMDDDLPGELAERIRRRGGAATIYDIAELAGVNPSTVSRALSKPGRISKKTEEKIRAAADRLDFQFNPMARALPTGRSHTIGLMVADITNPVIFGIVRGAEHTAAEAGYTLVIAESQESGEAEAEAVSRLLPSVDGLILATTRLSDDRISRISERKPVILINRQVDGVVGVLPAVEQGVSDLVAHLADLGHRSIAYLSGPETSWISRRRWESMLDAAEGRGIAVVEIGPLMPTIEGGREALRRVQASRATAVIAFNDLMAIGLIQASAAAGIVVPDDLSIAGFDDIFGSELIVPALTTVRAQLQLAGERAVGKVLQALGDASEPVSDDPLATTLVVRESTGPAARV; from the coding sequence ATGGCTCGGATCGCACCGGCCATGACACGCTGGGAGGTGGGAGGAACCATGGACGACGATCTGCCCGGCGAGCTCGCGGAGCGCATCAGGCGACGCGGCGGCGCCGCGACCATCTACGACATCGCCGAACTCGCCGGGGTGAACCCGTCGACGGTGTCGCGCGCGCTGAGCAAGCCGGGGCGAATCAGCAAGAAGACGGAGGAGAAGATCCGTGCGGCGGCCGACCGCCTCGACTTCCAGTTCAACCCGATGGCACGGGCACTCCCCACCGGTCGCAGCCACACCATCGGGCTGATGGTCGCCGACATCACGAACCCCGTGATCTTCGGCATCGTGCGCGGTGCCGAGCACACCGCCGCAGAAGCCGGATACACCCTGGTGATCGCCGAGTCGCAGGAGTCGGGGGAGGCGGAGGCTGAGGCGGTCTCACGGCTGCTGCCGAGCGTCGACGGACTCATCCTCGCGACGACCCGTCTCTCCGACGACCGGATCAGCCGGATCTCCGAGCGCAAGCCGGTCATCCTGATCAACAGGCAGGTCGACGGCGTCGTGGGCGTGCTTCCCGCTGTGGAGCAGGGCGTCTCCGACCTCGTCGCCCATCTCGCCGACCTCGGTCACCGCTCGATCGCCTACCTCTCGGGCCCCGAGACGTCGTGGATCAGTCGCAGGCGGTGGGAGTCGATGCTCGATGCGGCGGAGGGCCGCGGCATCGCCGTCGTCGAGATCGGCCCGCTCATGCCCACGATCGAGGGTGGTCGCGAGGCTCTCCGGCGCGTCCAGGCGTCGCGGGCGACCGCGGTGATCGCCTTCAACGACCTCATGGCGATCGGTCTGATCCAGGCGTCCGCTGCCGCAGGCATCGTCGTGCCCGACGATCTGAGCATCGCGGGCTTCGACGACATCTTCGGCAGCGAGCTCATCGTCCCGGCCCTGACGACGGTGCGGGCCCAGCTGCAGCTCGCGGGGGAGCGTGCGGTCGGCAAGGTGCTCCAGGCCCTCGGCGACGCGAGCGAACCGGTGAGCGACGACCCGCTCGCGACGACCCTGGTGGTGCGGGAGAGCACAGGGCCCGCCGCGCGCGTCTGA
- a CDS encoding MFS transporter, which produces MSEQMTHPAGEEARWTSNIGVHYDAKKPLSRYIRWYLLLSLAVSAVWAATNGILMPNQIQMLEFGSFFSGADAGVDLQALTELGRAVAAGDVTPTADQTRQLALLSDFEAARANGLALVTTTSAIIVMVLQPVIGVMSDRTRSRLGRRAPWILYAGLLGAVLLVAVRYAPSLAVLVVLWCAAELALNVAGNPLQATVADRVPRDRRGRVTSWTSMGAIIGGILGGIGAGALFGLVGLDFYLILGLTVAIATVLFVTRNRDASSVDIEREPFAWKPFLRGYASALRARNYRWLWISRVLFFFGYSTSTVLNLYMLQSYVRPALSAAEASAMVPILGLAGIPFTLIAVAISGRLSDRVGRRKPFIVVASVLMAVSMAIPLISPTLPALFAQVIITGLAFGIYLPVDNAMFIDVLPDPARAGRDLGLAIVAMNLGQALAPALAAVVVSATGGYQLVWGAALVLVALATLTVAPIRERTAVDA; this is translated from the coding sequence ATGAGCGAGCAGATGACGCACCCCGCCGGCGAAGAAGCCCGGTGGACCTCGAACATCGGCGTGCACTACGACGCGAAGAAGCCGCTGTCCCGCTACATCCGGTGGTACCTGCTGCTCTCACTCGCGGTCTCCGCCGTCTGGGCGGCGACCAACGGCATCCTCATGCCGAATCAGATCCAGATGCTCGAGTTCGGATCCTTCTTCAGCGGGGCGGATGCAGGAGTCGATCTGCAGGCGCTCACCGAGCTCGGCAGGGCCGTCGCAGCCGGAGACGTCACTCCGACGGCCGACCAGACGCGTCAGCTCGCGCTGCTCTCGGACTTCGAGGCCGCGCGGGCGAACGGTCTGGCGCTGGTGACCACGACGAGCGCCATCATCGTCATGGTCCTGCAGCCGGTGATCGGGGTGATGTCGGACCGCACGCGATCCCGGCTCGGGCGTCGCGCCCCGTGGATCCTCTATGCCGGACTCCTCGGCGCCGTGCTGCTGGTCGCGGTGCGCTACGCACCCTCGCTCGCCGTGCTGGTGGTGCTGTGGTGCGCCGCGGAGCTCGCGCTGAACGTGGCCGGCAATCCGCTGCAGGCCACGGTCGCCGACCGGGTGCCGCGCGATCGGCGCGGGCGAGTGACGTCGTGGACGAGCATGGGCGCCATCATCGGCGGCATCCTCGGTGGTATCGGCGCCGGTGCGCTCTTCGGACTCGTGGGGCTGGACTTCTACCTGATCCTGGGCCTCACCGTCGCGATCGCCACCGTGCTCTTCGTCACGCGCAACCGCGACGCATCCTCCGTCGACATCGAGCGTGAGCCGTTCGCCTGGAAGCCGTTCCTGCGCGGATACGCCAGCGCGCTCCGGGCGCGCAACTACCGCTGGCTGTGGATCTCGCGAGTGCTGTTCTTCTTCGGGTACAGCACATCGACGGTACTCAACCTCTACATGCTGCAGAGCTACGTGCGGCCGGCGCTCAGTGCCGCCGAGGCATCGGCGATGGTGCCGATCCTCGGGCTCGCCGGTATCCCCTTCACCCTCATCGCCGTCGCGATCTCGGGGCGCCTCTCCGACCGCGTCGGCCGACGCAAGCCCTTCATCGTCGTCGCCTCGGTGCTGATGGCGGTGTCGATGGCGATCCCGCTGATCTCGCCCACGCTCCCCGCGCTCTTCGCCCAGGTGATCATCACGGGTCTCGCCTTCGGGATCTACCTGCCGGTCGACAACGCGATGTTCATCGACGTGCTGCCGGATCCGGCACGAGCGGGGCGTGACCTCGGACTCGCGATCGTCGCCATGAACCTCGGCCAGGCCCTGGCACCGGCCCTCGCCGCCGTGGTCGTGTCGGCGACCGGCGGCTATCAGCTCGTCTGGGGCGCCGCCCTGGTGCTCGTCGCCCTCGCCACCCTCACCGTGGCGCCGATCCGAGAGCGCACGGCCGTCGATGCCTAG
- a CDS encoding Gfo/Idh/MocA family oxidoreductase: MPRWGIIGTGDISDRLVADLLDIDGEVTAVWGRTDARATDFASRHGIPFATADRSALLARDDVDVVYIATPASTHTAIALEAIAAGVHVLIEKPIATSVVDAELLFARAAEAGVFLMEAMWMRFNPLHVEVLDRIAAGEVGTVRSVRASFGTPFFPRPGKERPEDGGSILRDRGIYPVTLAHWFLGEPDDLRARGVLSEGVDLAGHAMLERADGAFAHLAWSGVDFLDLSAAIGGERGWITLDPMFWAGSDARVHAGTAERIFHSPEPVRHPRVGNGYGPMLDAVTTAIESGLLEHPWHDAATTIAVTRTLDRILSDISSASN, translated from the coding sequence ATGCCTAGGTGGGGGATCATCGGCACCGGAGACATCTCCGATCGGCTCGTCGCCGATCTGCTCGACATCGACGGCGAGGTCACGGCGGTGTGGGGGCGCACCGATGCCCGCGCCACCGACTTCGCCTCGCGTCACGGCATCCCGTTCGCGACCGCCGATCGCTCGGCGCTGCTGGCTCGCGACGACGTCGATGTCGTCTACATCGCGACGCCCGCCTCGACCCACACCGCCATAGCGCTCGAGGCGATCGCCGCGGGTGTGCACGTGCTGATCGAGAAGCCGATCGCGACGTCTGTAGTCGACGCAGAGCTGCTCTTCGCGCGGGCCGCCGAGGCAGGGGTCTTCCTCATGGAGGCGATGTGGATGCGGTTCAACCCGCTGCACGTCGAGGTGCTCGACCGCATCGCCGCGGGCGAAGTCGGAACGGTCCGCAGCGTGCGCGCGAGCTTCGGCACGCCCTTCTTCCCCCGCCCTGGCAAGGAGCGGCCGGAAGACGGCGGCAGCATCCTGCGCGACCGCGGGATCTATCCGGTCACGCTGGCGCACTGGTTCCTGGGGGAGCCCGACGATCTGCGTGCGCGAGGAGTGCTCTCCGAGGGTGTGGACCTGGCGGGGCATGCGATGCTCGAGCGCGCCGACGGGGCGTTCGCGCACCTCGCCTGGTCGGGAGTCGACTTCCTCGATCTCTCGGCGGCGATCGGCGGCGAACGCGGCTGGATCACGCTCGATCCGATGTTCTGGGCGGGCAGCGATGCTCGCGTGCACGCCGGCACCGCCGAGCGCATCTTCCATTCGCCGGAACCCGTGCGGCATCCGCGGGTCGGCAACGGCTACGGTCCGATGCTCGACGCCGTGACGACGGCGATCGAGTCGGGCCTGCTCGAGCATCCCTGGCACGATGCCGCGACGACGATCGCGGTCACCCGCACGCTCGACCGCATCCTCTCCGACATCTCCTCTGCGTCGAACTGA
- a CDS encoding LysR family transcriptional regulator, whose translation MARRSSGITLQQLTYYIEVAAEGSISAAADLLYVAQPTMSAAMKDLEQRVGRDLLLRSARGVTLTSDGVEFLGYARQVVEQVALLEQRYLGRPPSRRLLGVSTQHYSFAVDAMVRMVKASEAAEYEFSLRETRTWDIIEDVRTLRSELGILYRNDFNRNVIDKLLRDSGLAFRPLFIAEPHIFISRKNPLASRDRVTLSDLAEVPRLTFDQGANNSFYFAEEILSTLSVPREIRVSDRATIFNLMIGLDGYTISTGIISDDLDPEIVAIPLDVDERIEIGWIGHSAIPLTEQAQRYLAELRAVVASFGVELLG comes from the coding sequence ATGGCCAGACGCTCGAGCGGCATCACCCTGCAGCAGCTCACCTATTACATCGAGGTCGCCGCAGAGGGATCGATCAGCGCCGCGGCCGACCTGCTCTACGTGGCTCAGCCCACGATGTCGGCGGCGATGAAGGATCTCGAGCAGCGGGTGGGGCGCGATCTGCTGCTGCGGTCGGCCCGCGGCGTGACCCTCACCTCAGACGGCGTCGAGTTCTTGGGATACGCCAGACAGGTCGTCGAGCAGGTGGCTCTGCTCGAACAGCGCTACCTCGGTCGACCTCCGTCGCGACGCCTGCTCGGGGTCTCGACGCAGCACTATTCGTTCGCGGTCGACGCGATGGTGCGCATGGTGAAGGCGAGCGAGGCTGCCGAGTACGAGTTCTCGCTGCGCGAGACCCGCACCTGGGACATCATCGAAGACGTACGCACGCTCCGCAGCGAGCTGGGGATCCTCTACCGCAACGACTTCAACCGCAACGTCATCGACAAGCTGCTCCGCGACTCCGGTCTCGCCTTCCGCCCGCTCTTCATCGCAGAGCCGCACATCTTCATCTCCCGTAAGAACCCCCTCGCCTCGCGAGATCGCGTGACGCTCTCAGACCTCGCCGAAGTGCCGCGACTCACCTTCGATCAGGGCGCGAACAACTCGTTCTACTTCGCGGAGGAAATCCTCTCCACCCTGTCGGTCCCGCGGGAGATCCGCGTCTCGGACCGCGCGACCATCTTCAACCTCATGATCGGTCTCGACGGGTACACGATCTCCACCGGCATCATCAGCGACGACCTCGACCCCGAGATCGTCGCCATCCCGCTCGACGTCGACGAACGCATCGAGATCGGGTGGATCGGCCACTCCGCCATTCCCCTCACCGAGCAGGCGCAGCGCTACCTCGCGGAACTGCGCGCGGTCGTCGCGAGCTTCGGGGTGGAACTGCTGGGCTGA
- a CDS encoding putative oxygenase MesX — MAHEFTFRITTTRFDEDYSPSHDSRITTNFANLARGEHRQQNLRNALTMIDRRFNDLARWDNPGADRYTLELEIISVAVQFAAEGEDREFPLLEVLDIQIVDRLTGKRTRGIVGNNFSSYVRDYDFSVRLPAASEAAGRFALPDDFGDLHGKLFQHFLESEAYQERFSLSPVICISVSTSKTYRRTDNHHPVLGVEYEQKDSSLTDTYFGKMGLSVRYFMPHGSVAPLAFYFRGDLLNDYTNLQLIGTISTMETFQKIYRPEVYNANSAAGSVYQPSLEQQDYSVTKIAYDRDERSRLAAEQGRFTDEHLMQPHGDLLEQWAAAYGAADLAPVG, encoded by the coding sequence ATGGCCCACGAGTTCACCTTCCGCATCACGACGACCCGGTTCGACGAGGACTACTCGCCGTCGCACGACTCCCGCATCACCACGAACTTCGCCAATCTGGCGCGCGGTGAGCACCGTCAGCAGAACCTGCGCAACGCCCTGACGATGATCGACCGCAGGTTCAACGATCTGGCGCGCTGGGACAACCCGGGCGCCGACCGGTACACGCTCGAGCTCGAGATCATCTCAGTCGCGGTGCAGTTCGCGGCCGAGGGCGAAGACCGGGAGTTCCCCCTGCTCGAGGTCCTCGACATCCAGATCGTCGACCGCCTGACCGGAAAGCGCACCCGCGGGATCGTCGGCAACAACTTCTCGTCCTACGTGCGCGACTACGACTTCAGCGTGCGACTGCCCGCGGCCAGCGAAGCCGCGGGTCGATTCGCCCTTCCCGATGACTTCGGCGATCTGCACGGCAAGCTCTTCCAGCACTTCCTCGAGTCCGAGGCGTACCAGGAGCGGTTTTCCCTGTCGCCGGTGATCTGCATCAGCGTCTCGACCAGCAAGACGTACCGTCGCACCGACAACCACCACCCGGTCCTCGGGGTCGAGTACGAGCAGAAGGACTCGTCGCTGACCGACACGTACTTCGGCAAGATGGGTCTCTCGGTGCGGTACTTCATGCCGCACGGCAGCGTCGCTCCGTTGGCCTTCTACTTCCGCGGCGATCTGCTGAACGACTACACCAACCTGCAGCTGATCGGCACGATCAGCACGATGGAGACCTTCCAGAAGATCTACCGACCGGAGGTCTACAACGCGAACTCGGCCGCGGGGAGCGTCTATCAGCCGAGCCTCGAGCAGCAGGACTACTCCGTGACGAAGATCGCCTACGACCGCGACGAGCGCAGCCGGCTCGCGGCCGAGCAGGGCAGGTTCACGGACGAGCACCTGATGCAGCCGCACGGCGATCTGCTCGAGCAGTGGGCCGCCGCGTACGGCGCCGCCGACCTCGCCCCTGTCGGATGA
- a CDS encoding methionine synthase, producing the protein MSALLPTSIVGSLPKPSWLAEPETLWSPWKLEGDSLAEGTRDALRIAVDEQRLAGIDVISDGEQTRQHFVTTFIEHLSGVDFDQRETVRIRDRYDASVPTVVGAVSREKPVFVDDAKFLRSQTDQPIKWALPGPMTMIDTLYDRHYGSREKLAWEFATILNQEAKELEAAGVDIIQFDEPAFNVFFDDVQDWGVEVLERAVEGLRAQTVVHICYGYGIKANTDWKATLGAEWRQYEKSFPLLQRSSIDIVSLESHHSHVPLELIELIRGKKVMLGAIDVASHEIETPDEVADTLRDALRFVDAENLIPSTNCGLAPLPRDVARGKLRALSAGAAILRDELGGAGH; encoded by the coding sequence ATGAGCGCACTCCTTCCCACCTCGATCGTGGGCAGCCTTCCGAAGCCGTCGTGGCTGGCCGAGCCCGAGACTCTCTGGTCTCCGTGGAAGCTCGAGGGAGACTCGCTGGCCGAGGGCACACGGGATGCGCTGCGCATCGCCGTCGACGAGCAGCGACTCGCGGGCATCGACGTCATCAGCGACGGCGAGCAGACCCGCCAGCACTTCGTCACGACGTTCATCGAGCATCTCTCGGGCGTCGACTTCGACCAGCGCGAGACGGTGCGCATCCGCGACCGGTACGACGCCAGTGTGCCGACGGTGGTCGGCGCCGTGAGCCGCGAGAAGCCGGTGTTCGTCGACGACGCGAAGTTCCTGCGCTCGCAGACCGATCAGCCGATCAAGTGGGCGCTGCCCGGTCCGATGACCATGATCGACACGCTCTACGACCGCCACTACGGCAGTCGCGAGAAGCTGGCTTGGGAGTTCGCGACGATCCTCAACCAGGAGGCGAAGGAGCTCGAGGCGGCCGGGGTCGACATCATCCAGTTCGACGAGCCCGCGTTCAACGTCTTCTTCGATGACGTGCAGGACTGGGGCGTCGAGGTGCTCGAGCGAGCGGTCGAAGGGCTGCGCGCGCAGACGGTCGTGCACATCTGCTACGGCTACGGCATCAAGGCGAACACCGACTGGAAGGCGACTCTGGGCGCGGAGTGGCGCCAGTACGAGAAGTCGTTCCCGCTGCTGCAGCGCTCGAGCATCGACATCGTGTCCCTCGAGAGCCACCACTCCCACGTGCCGCTGGAGCTCATCGAGCTCATCCGCGGCAAGAAGGTCATGCTCGGGGCCATCGACGTCGCCAGCCACGAGATCGAGACTCCGGACGAGGTCGCCGACACGCTGCGCGACGCCCTCCGCTTCGTCGACGCGGAGAATCTCATCCCGAGCACGAACTGCGGCCTGGCGCCGCTGCCTCGTGATGTCGCACGGGGCAAGCTCCGAGCGCTCAGCGCGGGTGCCGCCATTCTGCGCGACGAGCTGGGCGGCGCCGGCCACTGA
- a CDS encoding sodium-dependent transporter: MATATTQTPKREAFGSRNVFILSAIGSAVGLGNIWRFPYVAYEGGGGAFLIPYLCALLTAGIPLLFFDYAIGHRFRGSAPLAFRRMHRRAEPLGWWQVLICVVIAVYYAVIIAWAAMYTWFSAQLTWGPGNENDFFFIDFLRSADVAEVGVSTEFVPQVGIPLVVVWLVVIVIMALGVKRGIGRANMILMPLLTVMFAILVVQSLFLPGAMDGLNAFFTPNWEALGDPAVWASAYGHIFFSLSVAFGIMVTYSSYLKRKTDLTGSGLVVAFANSGFEILAGIGVFAALGFMAQAQGTEVAGVASSGIGLAFIAFPTIVSQAAGGSIIGVLFFGALVFAGVTSLISILEVIVAALQDKLGWARIRTTLTVAIPLAVISMALFSTTTALSVLDTADAFVNAFGIMAVALVAVVVVAWVLHKLPVLVEHLDRRSSFRVGRIWMLLVGALAPLVLGYLLVTELIAKISEPYSGYPGWFIGVFGWGMVIALVVIALLLSALPWGGRSHAKDDPEYDEFLVDEEYEADPETSSIPTLPSGGAATPGSATTEKGAGA; the protein is encoded by the coding sequence ATGGCCACCGCAACGACGCAGACCCCTAAGCGCGAGGCATTCGGATCGCGGAACGTCTTCATCCTCTCGGCGATCGGCTCGGCCGTCGGGCTCGGGAACATCTGGCGGTTCCCGTACGTGGCGTATGAGGGCGGTGGTGGCGCGTTCCTCATCCCGTACCTCTGCGCGCTGCTGACGGCCGGCATCCCGCTGCTCTTCTTCGACTACGCGATCGGACACCGCTTCCGCGGTTCGGCGCCGCTGGCGTTCCGCCGGATGCATCGCCGAGCAGAGCCGCTCGGATGGTGGCAGGTGCTGATCTGCGTGGTGATCGCGGTGTACTACGCGGTGATCATCGCCTGGGCCGCGATGTACACGTGGTTCTCGGCGCAGCTCACGTGGGGGCCGGGCAACGAGAACGACTTCTTCTTCATCGACTTCCTCCGCTCGGCCGACGTGGCCGAGGTGGGCGTCTCGACCGAGTTCGTGCCGCAGGTCGGCATCCCTCTGGTCGTCGTCTGGCTGGTCGTGATCGTGATCATGGCTCTCGGCGTGAAGCGCGGCATCGGCCGAGCGAACATGATCCTGATGCCGCTGCTCACGGTGATGTTCGCGATCCTCGTCGTGCAGTCGCTCTTCCTCCCCGGAGCGATGGACGGGCTCAACGCGTTCTTCACGCCGAACTGGGAGGCTCTGGGAGATCCCGCGGTGTGGGCTTCTGCCTACGGCCACATCTTCTTCTCGCTGTCGGTCGCCTTCGGCATCATGGTCACCTACTCGTCGTACCTGAAGCGCAAGACCGACCTCACCGGCTCGGGCCTGGTGGTGGCCTTCGCGAACTCCGGATTCGAGATCCTCGCGGGAATCGGAGTGTTCGCCGCCCTCGGCTTCATGGCGCAGGCGCAGGGCACCGAGGTCGCAGGCGTGGCTTCATCGGGCATCGGGCTGGCCTTCATCGCGTTCCCGACGATCGTGTCGCAGGCGGCCGGTGGGTCGATCATCGGGGTGCTGTTCTTCGGTGCGCTCGTGTTCGCGGGCGTCACCTCGCTGATCTCGATCCTCGAGGTGATCGTGGCCGCGCTGCAGGACAAGCTCGGCTGGGCTCGCATCCGCACGACGCTGACGGTGGCGATCCCGCTCGCGGTCATCTCGATGGCGCTGTTCTCGACGACCACCGCGCTGTCTGTGCTCGACACGGCCGACGCGTTCGTCAACGCCTTCGGCATCATGGCGGTCGCGCTCGTCGCGGTCGTGGTGGTCGCCTGGGTGCTGCACAAGCTCCCGGTGCTGGTCGAGCACCTCGATCGTCGCTCGAGCTTCCGCGTCGGACGCATCTGGATGCTGCTGGTCGGCGCGCTCGCCCCGCTCGTGCTCGGTTACCTGCTCGTCACCGAGCTGATCGCCAAGATCTCCGAGCCCTACAGCGGATACCCGGGCTGGTTCATCGGCGTGTTCGGCTGGGGCATGGTGATCGCCCTCGTGGTGATCGCACTGCTGCTGTCGGCGCTGCCGTGGGGCGGACGCTCGCACGCCAAGGACGATCCGGAGTACGACGAGTTCCTCGTCGACGAGGAGTACGAGGCGGATCCCGAGACCTCGTCGATCCCGACGCTGCCCTCCGGTGGGGCCGCGACGCCGGGATCCGCCACGACGGAGAAGGGAGCGGGCGCATGA
- a CDS encoding methionine/alanine import family NSS transporter small subunit → MTATAIVMMIIAMVAVWGGLIAAVINLARHPEVADAEPDPPVEL, encoded by the coding sequence ATGACTGCGACAGCGATCGTCATGATGATCATCGCGATGGTCGCGGTGTGGGGTGGACTCATCGCCGCGGTCATCAACCTGGCACGGCACCCGGAGGTCGCGGACGCCGAGCCGGATCCCCCCGTCGAGCTCTGA
- a CDS encoding helix-turn-helix domain-containing protein → MTELERRAAIFAALADQTRLRIVDLLTLGDLSSSEIGTTLDLRSNLIAHHLGVLESAHIITRTRSEFDRRRSYIGLRPEVFDTLAPPSVEPPRRVLFVCTANSARSQLAETIWRDVSPIEVASAGTRPAPLVNPQATASAARHGLAIDPSRPPRHIDDVRADGDLVITVCDDAHERLHTRDDLHWSVRDPARIGTPAAFDDAFDALHLRIRALSSRLIAA, encoded by the coding sequence ATGACTGAGCTCGAACGCCGTGCGGCGATCTTCGCCGCCCTCGCCGACCAGACGCGCCTGCGCATCGTCGATCTGCTCACGCTCGGCGATCTGTCGTCATCCGAGATCGGAACCACGCTCGATCTGCGATCCAATCTCATCGCCCACCACCTCGGCGTCCTCGAATCCGCGCACATCATCACCCGCACGCGCTCAGAGTTCGACCGTCGGCGCAGCTACATCGGCCTGCGCCCCGAGGTCTTCGACACCCTGGCGCCGCCGAGCGTCGAACCGCCTCGACGCGTGCTCTTCGTGTGCACGGCGAACTCCGCCCGATCGCAGCTCGCCGAGACGATCTGGCGCGACGTCAGCCCGATCGAGGTCGCATCGGCCGGCACCCGACCCGCACCACTCGTGAACCCTCAGGCCACCGCATCGGCCGCGCGTCACGGCCTCGCGATCGATCCGAGCCGCCCACCCCGCCACATCGACGACGTGCGCGCAGACGGCGACCTGGTGATCACGGTCTGCGACGATGCGCACGAACGGCTGCACACCCGCGACGACCTGCACTGGTCGGTGCGGGATCCCGCCCGGATCGGCACCCCCGCGGCCTTCGACGACGCTTTCGACGCCCTGCACCTGCGGATCCGCGCACTCTCGTCACGGCTCATCGCGGCCTAG